The following proteins come from a genomic window of Lachnoclostridium phytofermentans ISDg:
- a CDS encoding polysaccharide biosynthesis protein has product MKRYIKDKQLLLRRLCLLLIDIGAVCLISILSLLIRYDFRYKNIDTIYLDTIWTYFPINIITVLLIFYIFRLYHSLWLFAGITELENIIAASIGVSALQVIGFILLKLPIPRSYFFIFPVLLIIATMASRFTYRAVRVKLRKRENGKSCENVMVIGAGEASNMIIKEIINSDHIHKVVKCIIDDAEDKLGRYIHGIKVIGSRDTIIDNVMKYEINEIIIAMPSVSRKEISKILEICKETDCKLYILPGMYQFLNGEVGVSELRGVEVEDLLGRDPIRVDLDSIMGYVSDKVVLVTGGGGSIGSELCRQIAGHKPKQLVIVDIYENNAYDIQQELQKRYPNLDIVTLIGSVRNEKRLDKIFDTYRPNIVYHAAAHKHVPLMEDSPNEAVKNNVFGTFKTAQAADKYGVEKFVLISSDKAVNPTNIMGATKRMCEMIVQTFNRKSKTEFVAVRFGNVLGSNGSVIPLFKKQIEAGGPVTVTHPDIIRYFMTIPEAVSLVLQAGAYAKGGEIFVLDMGEPVKILDLATNLIRLSGYIPDVDIKIKFTGLRPGEKLYEELLMEEEGLGETENSQIFIGKPLKIDDEKFHHQLEELYTACNNETEYIREMVGEIVDTYSYNIEAREEVAASE; this is encoded by the coding sequence ATGAAAAGGTATATAAAGGATAAACAGTTATTGCTTCGAAGATTATGTTTGCTTTTGATAGATATAGGAGCTGTTTGCTTAATCAGTATTTTATCTCTATTAATTCGATACGATTTTAGATATAAAAATATAGATACGATATACCTTGATACTATATGGACATATTTCCCTATTAACATCATTACAGTACTACTAATATTCTATATTTTTCGCTTGTATCACAGTTTGTGGTTATTTGCAGGTATTACTGAGTTAGAGAATATTATTGCTGCATCAATCGGGGTTTCAGCCTTACAAGTAATTGGTTTCATACTTTTAAAGCTTCCAATTCCAAGAAGCTATTTCTTCATATTTCCGGTTTTATTAATTATAGCTACCATGGCTTCGAGATTTACTTATCGCGCTGTTCGGGTGAAGTTACGGAAGAGAGAGAATGGGAAGTCCTGTGAGAATGTGATGGTAATTGGTGCTGGAGAAGCATCCAATATGATAATCAAAGAAATAATAAATAGTGACCATATACATAAAGTAGTTAAGTGCATCATAGATGATGCAGAAGATAAATTAGGTCGCTATATCCATGGAATTAAAGTTATTGGTAGTCGAGACACCATCATAGATAATGTGATGAAGTATGAGATAAATGAGATTATCATAGCGATGCCATCGGTATCAAGAAAAGAAATTAGTAAAATCTTAGAAATCTGCAAAGAAACAGATTGTAAGTTATATATATTACCAGGAATGTATCAATTTTTAAACGGTGAAGTTGGTGTATCAGAACTTCGCGGTGTTGAGGTTGAAGATTTACTGGGACGAGATCCTATAAGAGTAGATTTAGACTCGATTATGGGTTATGTAAGTGACAAGGTTGTTTTAGTTACTGGCGGCGGTGGTTCTATTGGAAGTGAACTTTGTAGGCAAATAGCAGGGCATAAACCAAAGCAATTAGTTATCGTAGATATCTATGAAAATAATGCTTATGATATACAGCAGGAGCTACAGAAAAGATATCCAAATTTAGATATTGTAACACTGATTGGTTCGGTACGTAATGAGAAACGACTTGACAAAATATTTGACACTTATCGCCCGAACATTGTTTATCACGCTGCAGCCCATAAGCATGTACCTTTAATGGAAGATAGCCCAAATGAAGCTGTTAAAAACAATGTTTTTGGAACATTTAAAACTGCCCAAGCTGCCGATAAATATGGTGTTGAAAAGTTTGTATTAATTTCATCTGACAAAGCAGTTAATCCTACAAACATCATGGGTGCAACGAAGCGTATGTGTGAGATGATTGTACAAACATTTAATAGAAAATCTAAAACTGAATTTGTAGCGGTTCGATTTGGTAATGTACTCGGAAGTAACGGTAGTGTAATTCCACTTTTTAAAAAGCAAATTGAAGCAGGTGGGCCTGTTACCGTAACACATCCGGATATTATCCGATATTTTATGACAATACCAGAAGCGGTATCTTTAGTATTACAAGCAGGTGCCTATGCAAAGGGTGGAGAGATATTTGTACTGGATATGGGAGAGCCAGTTAAAATTCTTGATTTAGCTACAAACCTCATTCGCCTGTCTGGGTATATACCAGATGTAGATATAAAAATTAAGTTTACTGGATTAAGACCTGGTGAAAAATTATATGAAGAGCTTCTTATGGAAGAGGAGGGATTAGGTGAAACCGAAAACTCACAGATATTTATTGGGAAGCCTTTAAAGATTGATGATGAAAAGTTTCATCATCAATTAGAGGAGTTATACACCGCATGTAATAACGAGACAGAGTATATTCGAGAAATGGTCGGAGAAATCGTAGATACCTATTCTTATAATATTGAAGCAAGAGAAGAAGTTGCAGCTTCTGAATAG
- a CDS encoding O-antigen ligase family protein, producing MTRKKTYTYQSRSNTNSVLLLFPLFLIITILPLIVSIHSFNPGLNQFDWYPNTDLANDFFLYYKQWFFVFISGLCALILVIRAFLNKKEVKFHKIFIPLVIYAALALISTIVSPYRSFGFSGIFEQFENVFCLLGYALIVYYSFCIIQSDYELQLLINALAIGALILGVIGSLQALGYDIFSTTWGKALILDKSVVDPNALEITFGKNRTYATLYNPNYVGVYTSMIIPLYTVLLFYTKFSYEYILYISVIITNLISMFGSQSKSGIVSIAASMLIALLIMRKKLINRWFVTLPIIASVCIAFLGINYIQQNAYINAIKNAFKTTSTATPALTEINTEKEYIKVVYNSNTLYVSQDNQNSLLFYDSFMNAIPYHGYEVENNQTILELEDQRFLDITPVVYHDEIVDFGLLIKEKPWYFRYDEETEQYLFYNRYGRFSPIATAPSAVFTGHENFASMRGYLWSRTIPLLPNYIFLGSGADTFTITFPQYDFVNASNFGYEDSLVTKPHCLYLQIAVQTGVFSLIALLVFYSWYFIQNIKLYINHSFNTKSSIYGMAIFISSTSFMISAISNDSSISVSPVFWCCIGIGLAANMMGKKTDK from the coding sequence ATGACCAGAAAGAAAACTTACACTTACCAAAGTCGTTCTAATACTAATTCTGTATTATTACTATTCCCTTTATTCTTAATTATAACTATATTACCTTTAATAGTAAGTATACATAGCTTTAATCCCGGACTTAATCAATTTGATTGGTATCCTAATACTGATTTAGCGAATGATTTTTTTCTATACTATAAACAATGGTTTTTTGTTTTTATTAGTGGTTTGTGTGCCCTCATATTAGTAATCAGAGCTTTTCTAAATAAGAAAGAGGTTAAATTTCATAAAATATTTATTCCATTGGTTATATATGCAGCGCTTGCACTAATCTCTACAATTGTATCCCCTTATCGTTCATTTGGTTTTTCCGGTATCTTTGAGCAATTTGAAAATGTGTTTTGCCTCTTGGGTTATGCATTGATTGTTTACTACTCTTTTTGTATCATTCAATCAGATTATGAATTGCAATTATTAATTAATGCTTTAGCTATTGGTGCATTAATTCTTGGAGTCATTGGTTCACTTCAGGCACTTGGCTATGATATCTTTAGTACTACTTGGGGAAAAGCTCTCATTTTAGATAAGAGTGTAGTAGATCCTAATGCTTTGGAGATAACATTTGGTAAAAACCGTACCTATGCGACATTGTATAATCCTAATTATGTTGGTGTTTATACATCAATGATAATTCCACTTTATACGGTATTATTATTTTATACCAAGTTCAGTTACGAATATATATTATATATATCTGTAATTATAACGAATCTAATCAGTATGTTTGGTTCACAGTCAAAATCTGGTATTGTTAGTATTGCTGCCAGTATGTTGATTGCTCTCCTCATTATGCGAAAAAAATTAATAAATCGATGGTTTGTTACATTACCTATCATAGCCTCCGTATGTATCGCATTCTTAGGTATCAATTATATTCAACAGAATGCTTATATTAACGCGATAAAGAATGCATTTAAAACTACTTCCACTGCAACACCAGCTCTGACAGAAATCAATACGGAGAAGGAGTACATCAAAGTAGTTTATAATAGCAACACCCTATATGTCTCACAGGATAATCAAAACAGTCTATTGTTTTATGATAGCTTTATGAATGCTATCCCATACCACGGTTATGAAGTAGAGAATAACCAGACTATTCTAGAGCTAGAGGATCAACGATTCTTAGACATTACTCCAGTGGTCTATCATGATGAGATAGTAGATTTTGGATTATTGATTAAGGAGAAACCATGGTACTTTAGATATGATGAAGAAACAGAACAGTACCTATTTTATAACAGATATGGACGATTCTCGCCAATTGCAACCGCTCCAAGTGCGGTCTTTACTGGCCATGAGAATTTTGCTTCAATGCGTGGGTACCTTTGGTCCCGAACGATTCCTCTTCTTCCTAATTATATCTTTCTAGGGTCTGGAGCAGATACATTTACCATCACCTTCCCGCAATATGACTTCGTAAATGCTTCTAATTTTGGTTATGAAGATTCGTTGGTTACAAAGCCTCATTGCCTCTACTTACAGATAGCAGTGCAAACAGGTGTTTTCTCCCTGATTGCTCTCCTTGTCTTTTATAGTTGGTATTTTATACAAAATATAAAGCTCTATATAAATCATTCTTTTAATACGAAATCCTCCATTTATGGAATGGCAATATTCATCAGCAGTACTAGCTTTATGATTAGTGCCATCTCGAACGATTCCAGTATCTCTGTCTCACCAGTATTCTGGTGCTGCATTGGTATCGGACTTGCTGCAAATATGATGGGAAAGAAAACTGATAAATAA
- a CDS encoding metal ABC transporter permease: MDTIYHLMEAVLPFDFISYNFMKNALLAVLVITPLFGMLGTMIVNNKLAFFSDALGHSVFTGMAIGVILGIGDTNISTIAFAVVFALLLNFIKRNNTASTDTIISVFSSTSTAIGLVILSSGGNFSKYSSLFVGDVLSITPNEIGLLVIIFAVTLVFFATCFNKLHSLSLNSSLARSKGVNISVIENLFAVLIALIVMLSIKWVGLLILNALLILPAASSRNISSNMREYHLFSVIISVFSGILGLILSYYLNLATGPMIVIISAVIFFSTLWIKGRVES; encoded by the coding sequence ATGGATACAATTTATCATTTAATGGAAGCAGTGCTTCCGTTCGATTTTATTTCCTATAATTTTATGAAAAATGCATTATTAGCGGTTTTAGTAATCACACCGTTATTTGGTATGTTAGGAACGATGATCGTAAATAACAAATTAGCGTTTTTCTCGGATGCATTAGGTCATTCTGTATTTACAGGAATGGCGATTGGTGTAATACTTGGAATAGGGGATACGAACATTTCTACCATTGCATTTGCGGTAGTATTTGCTTTGTTACTTAATTTTATAAAGAGAAATAACACTGCGTCTACGGATACTATAATTTCAGTGTTTTCCTCCACTAGTACAGCGATTGGTCTAGTCATATTATCTAGTGGTGGTAATTTTTCAAAATACTCCTCCTTATTTGTTGGGGATGTATTGAGTATTACGCCGAATGAAATAGGGTTATTAGTAATCATTTTTGCTGTTACACTTGTATTTTTTGCAACATGTTTTAATAAGTTGCATTCCTTAAGCTTGAATTCAAGCCTAGCAAGGAGCAAAGGAGTAAATATTAGTGTAATTGAGAATTTATTTGCGGTATTGATTGCTCTAATTGTCATGCTATCTATTAAGTGGGTGGGGTTACTAATTCTCAATGCATTGTTAATTTTACCTGCTGCATCCTCAAGAAATATCTCTTCAAATATGAGAGAATACCACCTGTTTAGTGTTATTATATCAGTATTTTCCGGTATCTTGGGGCTAATCTTAAGTTATTACTTAAACTTAGCAACTGGGCCAATGATCGTAATTATTTCAGCAGTTATATTCTTTTCTACGTTATGGATAAAGGGACGAGTGGAGAGCTAA
- a CDS encoding metal ABC transporter substrate-binding protein, producing MKRKLIYLLSVMLLLSLGSYGAIKINGENKQYKGEGLTIVTSFYPMYIAALNIADGIDGVQVMNLTENQTGCVHDYQLTTKDMRTLSGAQVVILNGGEMEEFMESVLDQQEGIQVIDSSAGMEFLTGSTHEHNHEEESNQQESSHVHNHSDINGHVWLNVERYMKQIQTITDGLCKIDPLHEGMYRKNEEKYLEKLESLKIELESLKEITSGAEIIIFHDSFAYLAEELGMEVVHAVNTDGETALSAGEIAEVVEEIKLHDISFLFTEEQYEHTIAERIEAETNATAYVMDSLVTGGLDKNSYIKGMKKNIEILKEAFAVKSK from the coding sequence ATGAAAAGAAAATTAATTTATTTACTATCAGTGATGCTTTTATTATCACTAGGTAGCTACGGAGCGATAAAAATTAATGGGGAAAATAAGCAGTATAAGGGGGAGGGGCTTACGATAGTCACCTCCTTTTATCCGATGTATATTGCTGCCCTTAATATAGCCGATGGAATCGATGGAGTACAGGTGATGAACTTAACAGAGAACCAAACTGGCTGTGTTCATGATTATCAGCTAACGACAAAGGATATGAGAACGTTGTCGGGAGCGCAGGTGGTTATATTAAATGGCGGTGAGATGGAAGAATTCATGGAGAGTGTACTAGATCAACAGGAAGGAATTCAGGTGATTGATTCTAGTGCTGGTATGGAATTCTTGACTGGTAGTACTCATGAGCATAACCATGAGGAGGAGAGCAATCAACAAGAGAGCTCACATGTTCATAACCACAGTGACATTAATGGACATGTATGGCTTAATGTAGAGCGTTATATGAAACAGATACAAACAATCACGGATGGACTTTGTAAAATTGATCCTTTGCATGAAGGAATGTATCGTAAGAATGAAGAAAAGTATTTAGAGAAACTTGAATCATTAAAAATAGAGTTAGAATCCTTAAAAGAGATTACATCAGGTGCTGAAATCATTATTTTCCATGATTCTTTTGCCTATTTAGCGGAAGAGCTAGGAATGGAAGTGGTACATGCAGTCAATACCGATGGTGAAACAGCGCTGAGTGCTGGTGAGATTGCAGAAGTAGTGGAAGAAATAAAACTTCATGATATCTCATTTCTATTTACAGAAGAGCAGTACGAGCATACAATTGCAGAGCGAATCGAGGCAGAAACCAATGCAACGGCTTATGTGATGGACTCCTTGGTAACAGGGGGACTTGATAAGAATTCGTATATTAAGGGAATGAAAAAGAATATTGAGATATTAAAAGAAGCTTTTGCAGTAAAGAGCAAGTGA
- a CDS encoding acyltransferase family protein — MSKSKDEYFNFVHVLRGLASLIVVWSHLVGWWLPVNQATSNLQGYWENLIVRPFHLYQNGGHLGVLIFFLISGYIVAHVSLKENSSRFLLKRFFRIFPALFIVLIISYIIATFSLRTNLSIPLGNNATELKDYLYSLFLLDYPLGTPSALAVTWTLFVEILFYLLTAIFIKSTKKDPLKATWYFIIAINIIIILSSINPIINRIAHYAVYLFFVLLGRIIYLCEKKYIPLFESIILGIVSLFCYILFYDYLYPNSLFNESSHIIYTIIMAIIVFFIFKIFYNKKYKITTFLGDISYSLYLIHLPVGTLVLNILHKNGIPFKYSFLISCTICFIVSFLIYKFIEKPSQKIAHKLINISIFKNK, encoded by the coding sequence TTGTCAAAATCAAAAGATGAATATTTTAATTTTGTGCATGTGTTAAGAGGATTAGCGTCTTTAATAGTTGTTTGGTCGCACCTTGTTGGCTGGTGGTTGCCTGTCAATCAGGCAACTTCGAATTTACAGGGTTATTGGGAAAATTTAATAGTAAGACCTTTCCATTTATATCAAAATGGAGGGCATCTCGGGGTTCTAATATTTTTTCTAATTAGTGGGTATATTGTAGCACATGTATCATTAAAAGAAAATTCTTCAAGATTTCTATTGAAGCGATTTTTTAGAATATTCCCAGCATTATTTATTGTATTAATTATTTCTTATATAATAGCAACATTTAGTTTAAGAACTAATTTGAGCATTCCTTTAGGAAACAATGCAACTGAATTAAAAGACTATCTATATTCATTATTTTTGTTGGACTATCCTCTTGGAACACCAAGCGCTTTAGCAGTAACATGGACTTTATTTGTCGAAATTTTGTTTTATTTATTAACAGCAATTTTTATAAAGTCTACAAAAAAAGATCCGCTAAAAGCAACATGGTACTTTATTATTGCTATAAACATAATTATAATACTCTCTTCGATTAATCCAATAATTAATAGAATTGCTCATTATGCAGTATATCTATTCTTCGTATTATTGGGTCGTATAATATATCTTTGTGAGAAAAAATACATACCATTGTTTGAATCGATAATTTTAGGAATTGTAAGTCTGTTTTGTTATATATTATTTTATGATTATTTATATCCGAACAGTCTATTTAATGAATCATCACACATTATTTATACGATTATAATGGCTATAATAGTATTTTTTATTTTCAAGATATTTTATAACAAGAAATATAAAATTACTACTTTTTTAGGCGACATAAGTTACTCTTTATACCTTATTCATCTACCAGTAGGAACTTTAGTACTAAATATATTGCATAAAAATGGAATACCATTTAAGTATTCATTTCTAATTTCGTGCACAATCTGTTTTATTGTCTCGTTTCTTATTTATAAGTTTATTGAAAAGCCATCACAAAAGATAGCACATAAATTAATTAATATTAGTATATTTAAAAATAAATAA
- a CDS encoding metal ABC transporter ATP-binding protein, with protein sequence MEQQKSSPNIKKDKSQIELICSSCMNQHESCSKGACGRHCIRMNDIGVTIGKTTIIEHINLHIHCGKLTVIIGKNGAGKSTLIKAILGELKHEGTIEFKDMKNNTLPKMTVGYVPQSLNVEKNTPTSVYDMFAGLIDSRPVFLPRKKRLYEDIKEKLRFFEAQDLIDKRVCDLSGGELQRVMLSIACTPTPNLLLLDEPVSGIDRNGMELFYRNIEMLKNNYDCAFILVSHDLKFVEKYADHVILLDKHILKEGTPKEVLSSKEFKEVFGA encoded by the coding sequence ATGGAACAACAAAAATCATCGCCTAATATAAAGAAGGATAAATCTCAGATTGAGCTTATCTGTTCTTCTTGTATGAACCAGCATGAATCCTGCTCAAAAGGAGCCTGTGGTCGTCATTGTATTCGAATGAATGATATTGGTGTTACAATAGGAAAGACAACGATTATTGAACATATTAATTTGCATATCCATTGTGGCAAATTAACAGTCATCATCGGGAAAAATGGCGCCGGAAAATCGACGTTGATAAAAGCTATTCTTGGCGAACTAAAGCATGAGGGAACCATAGAATTTAAAGATATGAAGAATAATACTCTTCCAAAGATGACGGTAGGGTACGTTCCACAATCTCTAAATGTGGAGAAAAATACACCAACCAGTGTATATGATATGTTTGCAGGATTAATTGATAGTCGTCCTGTATTTTTACCAAGAAAAAAACGTCTATATGAGGATATCAAAGAAAAACTACGTTTTTTTGAGGCTCAGGACTTAATTGATAAGAGAGTTTGCGATTTATCTGGTGGAGAATTACAAAGAGTAATGTTATCCATCGCATGTACCCCAACGCCAAACTTACTATTACTTGATGAACCGGTATCTGGAATTGATCGAAACGGTATGGAACTCTTTTATAGAAATATTGAAATGCTTAAAAACAACTACGACTGTGCATTTATCTTAGTTTCCCATGATCTAAAATTTGTAGAGAAATATGCTGATCATGTAATTCTATTGGATAAGCATATCTTAAAAGAGGGAACACCAAAAGAGGTTTTATCAAGTAAAGAATTTAAAGAGGTGTTTGGAGCTTAG
- a CDS encoding DUF368 domain-containing protein: MRFIKDILCGILIGIANIIPGVSGGTMAVSMGIYDKIIGSITNLFKQFKKSVITLFPYAIGMAAAIIGLSYFIETFFENYPLQTSSLFVGLILGGVPILISKVKKPSAGGKSEGRRFDVLDIVLFLAFFALIIVLQVFGSGKEAKITLTVSVFQMVKLFIIGVIASATMVIPGVSGSMVLLILGYYNPIIETINSTIRALSPWDFNTILHNVAILAPFGIGVLVGIFAIAKIIEFLLSRYEKRTYYAILGLVTASPFAIYMGIGLGVITVASVIVSVLTFAIGFVIAYYLGRE, encoded by the coding sequence ATGAGATTCATAAAAGACATACTATGCGGTATATTAATCGGCATAGCCAATATCATTCCAGGCGTGAGCGGAGGAACCATGGCTGTATCGATGGGAATCTATGACAAGATCATTGGTTCCATCACAAACCTTTTTAAACAATTTAAGAAAAGTGTAATAACCTTGTTTCCATATGCGATTGGAATGGCAGCAGCAATTATAGGACTATCCTATTTTATTGAGACCTTTTTTGAAAATTACCCTTTACAAACTAGTTCACTATTTGTAGGGCTCATCTTAGGTGGTGTTCCAATCCTTATAAGTAAAGTGAAAAAACCTTCAGCTGGAGGAAAAAGTGAGGGGCGTAGGTTTGATGTATTAGATATAGTATTATTTTTAGCATTTTTTGCTCTAATCATAGTTCTACAGGTTTTTGGAAGTGGTAAGGAAGCAAAGATTACTTTAACGGTATCTGTATTTCAGATGGTGAAACTATTTATCATAGGCGTTATCGCATCAGCAACTATGGTAATTCCAGGTGTGAGTGGATCTATGGTACTCTTAATCTTAGGATATTATAATCCAATCATTGAAACTATAAATTCAACTATCAGAGCATTGTCACCATGGGATTTTAATACGATACTTCATAATGTTGCAATCCTTGCTCCATTTGGAATTGGAGTACTTGTCGGTATTTTTGCTATTGCAAAAATTATAGAATTTTTACTTTCTCGTTATGAAAAAAGAACCTACTATGCTATACTTGGTTTAGTAACTGCCTCACCATTTGCCATATATATGGGGATTGGTTTGGGAGTGATTACGGTAGCAAGTGTTATCGTAAGTGTTTTAACATTTGCAATAGGGTTTGTTATAGCTTATTATTTAGGAAGAGAATAA